A genomic stretch from Streptomyces sp. QL37 includes:
- a CDS encoding UbiA family prenyltransferase encodes MDTTDRPSAHVPALRLSGPSAGLALSCHPGPVVAVTVLVTALAVSSGPGSGRWVLVAAAVLTGQLSVGWCNDAFDAPRDAEAARPGKPVARGAVSRGTVWTAAFTALLLCAALSLACGGAAGAAHLAGVVAAWAYNLGLKGTVMSWLPYAIGFGALPCLVALSLPGSPWPAWWAVAAGALLGVAAHLGDVLPDIEEDLRAGVRGLPQRLGPARTRFLLPLPLVAATGVLVLGPTGAPGGRGVAVLSGVALCAVAATTACAGPRPVRAWRKAALAGTVVVAAADVALLLARGAEIA; translated from the coding sequence GCACGTGCCCGCCCTCCGCCTGTCCGGCCCGTCGGCGGGGCTCGCGCTGTCCTGTCACCCGGGTCCGGTGGTGGCGGTGACCGTGCTCGTCACCGCGCTGGCCGTCAGCTCGGGTCCGGGCAGCGGCCGTTGGGTCCTGGTCGCCGCCGCGGTGCTGACCGGGCAGCTCTCGGTCGGGTGGTGCAACGACGCGTTCGACGCCCCGCGCGACGCCGAGGCCGCGCGGCCGGGCAAGCCGGTGGCCCGGGGCGCGGTGAGCCGAGGAACCGTGTGGACCGCGGCGTTCACCGCGCTGCTCCTGTGCGCGGCGCTGTCGCTCGCGTGCGGTGGAGCGGCGGGGGCTGCGCATCTGGCCGGGGTCGTCGCGGCGTGGGCGTACAACCTGGGGCTCAAGGGGACGGTGATGTCCTGGCTGCCGTACGCGATCGGCTTCGGCGCCCTTCCGTGTCTGGTCGCCCTGAGCCTGCCGGGGAGCCCCTGGCCCGCGTGGTGGGCGGTGGCGGCGGGTGCGCTGCTCGGTGTGGCGGCCCATCTGGGCGACGTGCTGCCGGACATCGAGGAGGATCTGCGGGCAGGCGTCCGCGGTCTGCCCCAGCGGCTGGGCCCCGCCCGCACCCGGTTCCTGCTGCCCCTCCCGTTGGTGGCGGCCACCGGGGTGCTGGTCCTGGGGCCCACGGGGGCGCCGGGTGGCCGGGGCGTCGCCGTCCTCTCCGGTGTGGCTCTCTGCGCCGTGGCGGCGACGACTGCCTGTGCGGGCCCACGGCCGGTCAGGGCCTGGCGCAAGGCCGCGCTCGCGGGGACGGTGGTGGTGGCCGCGGCCGACGTGGCGCTGCTGCTCGCGCGGGGCGCGGAGATCGCCTGA